One uncultured Caproiciproducens sp. DNA segment encodes these proteins:
- the gyrB gene encoding DNA topoisomerase (ATP-hydrolyzing) subunit B, with translation MEFSEITQTKQKYDENQIQVLEGLAAVRKRPGMYIGSTGPRGLHHLVYEIVDNAIDEALAGFCDKIDVKILPGDVISVLDNGRGIPIGIQHQMGIPAVTVVFTELHAGGKFGGGGYKVAGGLHGVGASVVNALSEWLEVEVYNEGKVYYQRFERGKVMTQLEQRGETDKTGTLVTFKPDAQIFQETTVYDYETLQTRLREQAFLNAGIHIELVDLRDAANPMQDNYCYHGGISSFVEYINKKKAVEIVHPDIIHFTSIAPDNSATAEVAMQYNDSYNELMLSFANNIHTTDGGTHEDGFKRAMTRVMNDYARKYNILKENDKNLSGDDVREGLTVIISVKMKDAQFEGQTKARLGNTEIGTLVSNLINDKMTAYLEENPATARAIFDKALAASRARDAARKARDLVRRKSALESAALPGKLADCQSRNPDDTEIYIVEGDSAGGSAKGGRDRKYQAILPLWGKMLNVEKARLDRVYGNEKLMPVVTALGCGIGEEFDLNKLRYGKIIIMADADVDGSHIRTLLLTFFFRFMKPLVEEGHIYLAQPPLFRLSKGKNHYYAFSDEERDQKMAELATNYEIQRYKGLGEMDAEQLWETTMNPQSRTMLRVEVEDAAAADEAFTVLMGDKVEPRRAFIENNAKYAKNLDI, from the coding sequence TTGGAGTTTAGCGAAATTACGCAAACAAAACAAAAATATGACGAAAATCAGATACAGGTGCTTGAAGGACTGGCCGCAGTCAGAAAGCGCCCAGGCATGTATATCGGTTCCACCGGACCGCGCGGACTGCACCACCTTGTTTATGAAATCGTGGACAACGCGATAGATGAGGCGCTCGCAGGATTCTGCGATAAAATCGACGTAAAAATATTACCGGGCGACGTCATCAGCGTACTCGATAACGGGCGCGGAATTCCGATCGGCATCCAGCATCAGATGGGGATACCGGCGGTTACCGTTGTTTTCACCGAACTGCACGCGGGCGGAAAATTCGGCGGCGGCGGATATAAAGTTGCCGGCGGACTGCACGGAGTGGGCGCTTCCGTTGTAAACGCCCTTTCCGAATGGCTTGAGGTTGAAGTTTACAACGAGGGAAAAGTCTATTATCAGCGCTTCGAACGCGGAAAAGTGATGACGCAGCTGGAACAGCGAGGAGAAACGGATAAAACCGGCACTCTGGTAACGTTTAAGCCGGACGCGCAGATTTTTCAGGAAACCACCGTTTATGATTATGAAACCTTGCAAACGAGGCTTCGTGAACAGGCGTTTTTAAACGCGGGAATTCATATAGAACTGGTCGATCTGCGCGACGCCGCCAACCCGATGCAGGATAATTACTGCTATCACGGTGGAATCAGCAGTTTTGTTGAATATATCAACAAGAAAAAAGCTGTGGAGATTGTCCATCCCGATATTATTCATTTTACTTCTATCGCCCCCGATAATTCGGCAACAGCTGAAGTTGCTATGCAGTATAATGATTCTTATAACGAGCTGATGCTTTCCTTTGCCAATAATATTCACACCACGGACGGCGGCACGCATGAAGACGGCTTCAAACGCGCAATGACCCGTGTGATGAATGATTATGCGCGAAAATATAATATTTTAAAAGAAAATGATAAAAATCTTTCAGGCGACGATGTGCGCGAGGGCCTGACGGTTATTATCAGCGTAAAAATGAAGGATGCCCAGTTTGAAGGGCAGACCAAGGCCCGTTTGGGCAATACCGAAATCGGCACGCTGGTCAGCAACCTTATCAACGACAAAATGACCGCCTATCTGGAAGAAAACCCCGCCACGGCAAGGGCAATTTTTGACAAAGCGTTAGCCGCTTCCCGCGCGCGCGACGCCGCCAGAAAAGCCCGCGACCTGGTGCGCCGCAAATCCGCGCTGGAAAGCGCCGCGCTTCCGGGCAAACTGGCCGACTGCCAGAGCCGCAACCCCGACGATACAGAAATTTATATCGTCGAAGGTGATTCCGCCGGCGGTTCCGCAAAGGGCGGACGTGACCGCAAATATCAGGCAATCCTCCCGCTTTGGGGCAAAATGCTCAACGTGGAAAAAGCAAGGCTCGACAGGGTGTACGGCAATGAAAAGCTGATGCCTGTCGTCACCGCGCTCGGCTGCGGAATCGGCGAGGAATTCGACCTGAATAAATTGCGTTACGGAAAAATTATTATCATGGCCGATGCCGATGTCGACGGTTCGCACATCCGCACGCTGCTGCTGACTTTTTTCTTCCGTTTTATGAAGCCGCTTGTGGAAGAGGGGCATATTTACCTTGCGCAGCCGCCGCTATTCCGTCTGAGCAAGGGTAAAAATCATTACTATGCGTTCAGCGACGAAGAACGCGACCAAAAAATGGCGGAGCTTGCCACCAATTACGAAATTCAGCGCTACAAAGGCCTTGGTGAAATGGACGCCGAACAGCTTTGGGAAACTACAATGAATCCGCAGAGCCGGACCATGCTGCGTGTGGAAGTGGAAGACGCCGCCGCCGCCGATGAAGCGTTTACTGTCCTGATGGGCGACAAGGTTGAGCCGCGCCGCGCCTTTATCGAGAACAACGCGAAATATGCGAAGAATCTTGATATTTAA